The following coding sequences lie in one Synechococcus sp. PCC 7336 genomic window:
- a CDS encoding UbiH/UbiF/VisC/COQ6 family ubiquinone biosynthesis hydroxylase, producing the protein MTLPLAALTVPSSDLESCGDRLDCDVLIVGGGMVGATLAAALGQTELTVKVIEARALDLQRSGSVELGADGRASALALGTVRMFQAMGIWSQMSQLGVSPIHRIQVSDGQFSQVATLHRDEIQAEALGYVVPNWVTQMGVLDSLDRCDNVQLLSSTRVQQVVHQQDAVAVAIAPAGEEVRWLRSRLLVAADGARSRLRQNANIPVSSWGYGQACIVATVTTARPHSQTAFERFQPSGPFAILPVREAAGKVKSCRSCVVWTIRETERDRLMALGDADFIAALSPSFGPQLGAIESVGPRACYTPQRSHSRTYVKPRFALVGDAAHSTHPVGGQGVNLGMRDVAALAQVLVEARAAGEDIGDLAVLQRYEHWRRFDNGAVLFATDAANRLFSNQLWPLQWLRRLGLLALPLLPPLKRWLMRQAMGLGGRRAHLIDGRPLGRSLEPVREGVVS; encoded by the coding sequence ATGACTTTGCCACTTGCCGCTTTGACTGTCCCCTCTTCTGACCTTGAGTCCTGTGGCGATCGCCTCGATTGCGACGTGCTGATTGTGGGGGGCGGCATGGTGGGGGCGACGCTGGCGGCGGCGTTGGGGCAGACGGAGTTGACGGTCAAAGTGATTGAGGCTCGTGCGCTCGACCTGCAGCGATCGGGGTCGGTAGAGTTGGGTGCCGACGGACGGGCCAGTGCGCTGGCGTTAGGCACCGTTCGGATGTTTCAGGCGATGGGCATCTGGTCGCAGATGAGTCAGTTGGGGGTCTCGCCCATTCATCGCATTCAGGTCTCGGACGGTCAGTTTTCACAGGTGGCAACGCTCCATCGCGACGAGATTCAGGCAGAGGCGTTGGGGTATGTGGTGCCCAACTGGGTGACGCAGATGGGGGTGTTGGACTCTCTCGATCGCTGCGACAACGTGCAACTGCTCTCATCCACCCGCGTGCAACAGGTGGTGCATCAGCAGGATGCGGTAGCAGTGGCGATCGCCCCTGCAGGAGAAGAGGTGCGCTGGCTGCGATCGCGATTGTTGGTGGCGGCGGATGGAGCGAGATCGCGTCTGCGGCAGAATGCTAATATTCCCGTTTCGAGCTGGGGCTACGGTCAAGCTTGTATTGTGGCTACTGTGACTACCGCTCGCCCGCACAGCCAAACTGCGTTCGAACGCTTTCAACCCAGCGGGCCATTTGCCATTTTGCCCGTGCGCGAGGCTGCCGGCAAAGTAAAGTCTTGCCGCAGTTGCGTTGTGTGGACGATTCGGGAGACGGAGCGCGATCGCCTCATGGCTCTCGGCGATGCCGATTTCATCGCAGCACTGTCCCCCTCGTTTGGACCGCAGTTGGGGGCGATCGAGTCGGTCGGCCCTCGTGCCTGTTACACCCCACAGCGATCGCACAGTCGCACCTATGTGAAACCCCGGTTTGCTTTGGTGGGCGATGCCGCCCATTCCACTCACCCCGTTGGCGGGCAAGGGGTGAATTTAGGGATGCGGGATGTGGCAGCCCTAGCACAGGTGTTGGTGGAGGCGAGGGCGGCTGGAGAGGATATTGGCGATCTGGCGGTATTGCAGCGCTACGAGCACTGGCGGCGGTTCGATAATGGAGCCGTTTTATTCGCCACCGATGCAGCCAATCGGCTCTTTTCCAATCAACTTTGGCCCCTGCAGTGGCTGCGGAGATTGGGGTTACTGGCACTGCCTCTGTTACCGCCCCTCAAACGCTGGCTGATGCGACAGGCGATGGGGTTGGGGGGGCGACGGGCTCACTTGATTGACGGTCGGCCTTTGGGGCGATCGCTAGAGCCGGTTCGCGAGGGTGTGGTGTCTTAA
- a CDS encoding site-2 protease family protein, with protein MRGEPFLLTLVENPTHFFQWAIIIVVSICLHELGHGLAAIYEGDDTPIRMGHMTWNPVVHMGVQSLVFLLVAGIAWGAMPVNPSKFRSAYGDVIVSAAGPATNLAIALVCAFIVNLALAFGYPNALVPTLNFLAFAAQVNIVLCLFNLLPIPPLDGYHVFSKFFPELRSIEGTPFAFAALFILFFTGLFSGLWDLADWVIRLLINT; from the coding sequence ATGCGTGGCGAACCCTTTTTGTTGACGTTGGTTGAGAATCCCACCCATTTTTTTCAGTGGGCAATCATCATCGTAGTATCGATTTGCCTGCACGAGTTGGGGCATGGCTTGGCTGCGATCTATGAAGGAGACGACACCCCTATCCGCATGGGACATATGACCTGGAACCCGGTCGTTCACATGGGGGTGCAGTCGCTGGTGTTTTTGCTCGTGGCGGGGATTGCTTGGGGCGCAATGCCAGTCAACCCCTCAAAATTCCGCTCGGCTTACGGCGATGTCATCGTATCTGCTGCAGGGCCTGCCACCAACCTGGCGATCGCCTTAGTCTGTGCCTTCATCGTCAATCTGGCTCTCGCCTTCGGCTACCCCAACGCATTGGTGCCCACACTGAACTTCCTCGCCTTTGCTGCACAGGTCAACATCGTTCTGTGCCTGTTCAACCTGCTGCCGATCCCCCCCTTAGATGGCTATCACGTCTTCAGTAAGTTCTTTCCCGAACTGCGATCGATTGAAGGGACACCCTTTGCCTTTGCAGCCCTCTTTATACTCTTTTTCACCGGATTGTTTAGCGGTCTATGGGATTTGGCGGATTGGGTCATCCGTTTGCTGATTAACACCTGA
- a CDS encoding alpha/beta fold hydrolase, which yields MTVQKRRLTVEQLNWCYREAQPKGAEDRLPIVLLHGILCQSFGWQPLLPLLAAQGHRAIAPDWLGFGLSDQPDASEFAYTSQAFIKAFSGFVDGLGLKQFSLVVQGFVGSIGLQYLAQNRDRIDRLVILNAPFFTAAKLPWKLQQLGLPLIGEMLTQDPLCVDRTLEGGGGKIVSESDLEVYRNPYLRSSKAGRSLLATVRNLQLRDSMRETEAVLANWRQPSLVLWGEKDAWLPVELAERAARSLPKAEFKRIAGAGHYPQLDEPEAVGEIVAPFFRRQVF from the coding sequence GTGACTGTGCAAAAGCGCCGATTGACCGTCGAACAACTCAATTGGTGTTATCGGGAAGCCCAGCCCAAGGGAGCAGAAGATCGCTTGCCCATTGTTCTGTTGCACGGCATCCTCTGTCAGAGCTTCGGCTGGCAACCACTCTTACCCCTGCTGGCCGCACAGGGACATCGCGCGATCGCGCCTGACTGGCTGGGCTTCGGTCTGTCAGACCAGCCAGATGCGAGTGAGTTTGCCTATACCTCTCAAGCCTTTATTAAAGCCTTCTCCGGTTTTGTCGACGGTCTCGGCTTGAAGCAATTTTCGTTAGTGGTCCAAGGTTTTGTCGGTTCGATCGGACTGCAGTATCTGGCGCAGAATCGCGATCGCATCGATCGCCTCGTTATTCTCAATGCCCCCTTCTTCACCGCCGCCAAACTACCCTGGAAGCTGCAGCAACTGGGCCTGCCCCTGATCGGGGAAATGCTGACGCAAGATCCCCTCTGTGTCGATCGCACCCTGGAGGGGGGCGGCGGCAAAATCGTCAGCGAAAGCGATCTTGAAGTTTATCGCAATCCCTATTTGAGAAGCTCGAAAGCGGGGCGATCGCTTTTAGCCACCGTACGCAACCTGCAATTGCGCGACAGCATGAGGGAGACTGAAGCCGTTCTGGCCAATTGGCGGCAGCCCAGCTTGGTGCTGTGGGGGGAGAAGGATGCGTGGCTCCCGGTCGAGCTGGCAGAACGAGCGGCGCGATCGCTGCCCAAGGCTGAATTCAAACGGATTGCAGGGGCCGGACACTATCCCCAACTGGACGAGCCCGAGGCGGTGGGCGAGATTGTGGCCCCGTTTTTCCGCCGGCAAGTGTTTTAA
- a CDS encoding FAD-binding oxidoreductase — protein MPETIPTTADIVAIGGGINGLCIALHLARRGCKVVLLEKNFIGGGPTGRSLAVISQHYTRPALARLARTSLEIFRNFEAHYDGGCGWVEAGLLVLVGATKAAELQQAVAMQQAQSIAVERVPAERLPELDPRLEREDVAIASYQPTAGYANPQQTLHTLQQAAIAAGVQICEGVAAIEVSVGDSAVRGVVTEAGAISAAVVVDAAGPWAAAIASSAGTALPLVSCRQVMAVLQRSPDFGSPHPIVNDFIGGISFRSEGQATYVGRFDRRQTEDPVGPDDFDETVPGESVKRLADAWKHRYPCGARSVTWGGWCGLYDVTPDWMPIVDRLGPEGFYACCGGSGHGFKFGPLFGQLLADWIVSGTLAETDLTVLSGRRFLPRVATP, from the coding sequence ATGCCTGAAACGATTCCCACTACTGCCGATATTGTCGCGATCGGGGGTGGCATCAACGGCCTCTGCATTGCTCTGCATTTGGCTCGACGAGGTTGCAAGGTTGTCTTGTTGGAAAAAAACTTTATCGGTGGCGGTCCGACGGGGCGATCGCTAGCGGTTATCTCCCAGCACTACACCCGCCCCGCCCTCGCGAGATTAGCCCGCACGAGCCTCGAGATTTTCCGCAACTTCGAAGCACATTACGATGGCGGGTGCGGTTGGGTGGAAGCGGGGTTGTTGGTGTTGGTGGGAGCGACAAAAGCAGCAGAATTGCAGCAGGCTGTGGCAATGCAGCAGGCCCAATCGATCGCGGTCGAACGGGTGCCAGCCGAGCGCCTGCCCGAACTGGACCCCCGTCTCGAACGGGAGGATGTGGCGATCGCCAGCTATCAACCCACCGCCGGATATGCCAATCCCCAACAAACCCTGCACACCCTCCAACAGGCGGCAATTGCAGCAGGAGTCCAGATCTGCGAGGGGGTGGCGGCGATCGAGGTGTCAGTGGGAGACAGTGCGGTACGGGGCGTTGTGACGGAGGCCGGAGCGATTTCAGCTGCGGTGGTGGTGGATGCAGCGGGGCCTTGGGCGGCAGCGATCGCCTCTAGCGCGGGTACCGCCTTGCCACTGGTTTCCTGTCGGCAGGTGATGGCAGTTTTGCAGCGATCGCCGGACTTTGGCAGTCCCCATCCCATTGTCAATGATTTCATCGGGGGGATCTCGTTTCGCTCGGAGGGACAGGCCACCTATGTAGGCCGGTTCGATCGCCGCCAGACCGAAGATCCTGTTGGACCCGATGACTTTGACGAAACGGTGCCGGGGGAGTCAGTCAAGAGATTAGCGGACGCTTGGAAACATCGCTATCCCTGCGGTGCGCGATCGGTGACTTGGGGAGGCTGGTGCGGCCTTTACGACGTAACCCCCGACTGGATGCCGATTGTCGATCGCCTAGGGCCAGAAGGCTTCTACGCCTGCTGCGGGGGCAGCGGCCACGGCTTTAAATTTGGCCCCCTGTTCGGGCAATTGCTGGCGGACTGGATTGTCAGCGGAACGCTTGCAGAGACCGATCTGACGGTGTTGAGTGGGCGGCGATTCCTACCCCGTGTCGCCACCCCGTGA
- a CDS encoding amidohydrolase, whose protein sequence is MNYWIRSARVPVETATGEYGTPCQYETVDVGIADRHIAAIQPASSQAPPAGSTVIDAADRLLLPGWVNAHTHSMEMWTRGLIPPLPLELWLAELYTHPIQEVEQIYLAALLTAVETLTSGGTTVVDHLVLIPGHEIESLAAADRAYRATGIRAYIAPLLQDEPFEYSLPGGRTLEPSAAMLTTDVLALMEEIVQTFHHPEEGMQIAIAPTGIQLCSDDLFQGCAALSDRHNLCRHGHLLETLAQVKLAREKLGRSAVEHLADLSWLGPTTSMAHCVWLSDRDIELMAETGTTAIHNPLSNLRLGSGIAPLLKLRERGVNVSFGCDGAASNDGQSLFEVLKIGSMLHNITDFDYRHWISPQQVCQMASAGGARGLNCDRFGQLAVGQEADLVLYRPDDLSLLPATDPLGQLIWGRPGDVVDSVWVRGRRILRNGRVLGVDRTELMQKLRSYDGWLGVPDRDSTRRDRLEKLYRSAMDLPN, encoded by the coding sequence ATGAATTATTGGATTCGTTCCGCCCGAGTTCCAGTCGAAACTGCTACTGGAGAATACGGCACCCCCTGCCAGTACGAGACGGTGGATGTAGGCATTGCCGATCGCCATATTGCTGCCATTCAACCCGCTAGCAGTCAAGCTCCTCCTGCCGGATCGACCGTAATAGATGCTGCCGACCGGCTACTCCTGCCGGGATGGGTCAACGCCCACACCCATTCGATGGAAATGTGGACTCGCGGCCTGATTCCTCCCCTGCCGTTGGAACTGTGGCTGGCCGAACTCTATACCCATCCCATTCAAGAGGTGGAGCAGATCTACTTAGCTGCATTGCTGACTGCGGTTGAAACCCTGACCTCGGGCGGCACCACAGTAGTCGATCACCTAGTCTTAATTCCCGGGCACGAGATCGAGTCTCTGGCGGCGGCCGATCGCGCCTACCGAGCCACCGGCATCAGAGCGTACATTGCCCCCCTACTTCAAGACGAGCCCTTCGAATACAGCCTGCCCGGAGGGCGGACCCTAGAGCCGTCTGCCGCGATGCTTACTACTGACGTGCTGGCTTTGATGGAGGAGATCGTCCAAACCTTCCACCACCCTGAAGAGGGCATGCAGATCGCGATCGCCCCCACGGGCATTCAACTGTGTAGCGATGACTTGTTTCAGGGCTGCGCGGCATTGAGCGATCGCCACAACCTCTGCCGCCACGGCCATTTACTCGAAACGCTGGCCCAGGTGAAATTAGCCCGCGAGAAGTTGGGCCGGTCGGCGGTGGAACATTTGGCCGATTTGAGTTGGCTGGGGCCGACCACCTCGATGGCTCATTGTGTTTGGTTGAGCGATCGCGATATCGAACTGATGGCGGAAACGGGCACGACTGCCATCCACAACCCCTTGAGTAACCTGCGTTTGGGCAGTGGCATTGCCCCGTTGCTCAAGCTGCGCGAGCGGGGGGTGAATGTGTCGTTTGGCTGCGATGGAGCGGCTAGCAACGATGGGCAGAGCCTGTTTGAAGTGCTCAAGATTGGCTCCATGCTGCACAACATCACAGATTTTGATTATCGCCACTGGATCTCGCCGCAACAGGTTTGTCAGATGGCCAGTGCGGGCGGCGCACGCGGGCTAAACTGCGATCGCTTCGGCCAGTTGGCCGTCGGGCAAGAGGCCGATTTAGTGCTCTACCGACCTGACGATCTCTCCCTGCTGCCCGCCACCGATCCCCTAGGGCAGCTCATTTGGGGCCGACCGGGGGATGTGGTGGATAGTGTTTGGGTGCGCGGACGCCGGATATTGAGGAATGGACGAGTGCTGGGCGTCGATCGCACTGAACTCATGCAAAAGCTGCGCAGTTACGATGGCTGGCTCGGGGTTCCCGATCGAGACTCCACCAGGCGCGATCGCCTGGAGAAGCTTTATCGCAGTGCGATGGATTTGCCCAACTGA
- a CDS encoding diacylglycerol/polyprenol kinase family protein: protein MATVDVGLGGQLACYGIWLGLVFAIAEGLRSRQVDGELVRKVIHIGIGNIIILAWLFDIPRTVAVIVSAAFSLIALLSYRVKILQSLNGVDRQSYGTFFYAASIAILFAVFWHSGWHAYAAIGVLVMTWGDALAALIGRHWGRHRYTVAGMTKSWEGSLAMWLASAVAIAAVAAVHSYWGSGAWMPVWAIALGSSAIAAIATALEVFSWRGLDNITVPLASAALSFWLFRALN, encoded by the coding sequence ATGGCGACAGTAGATGTAGGGTTGGGGGGACAGCTCGCTTGCTACGGGATTTGGTTGGGCTTGGTATTTGCGATCGCCGAGGGGTTGCGCAGCCGCCAAGTGGATGGCGAGCTGGTACGCAAAGTCATTCACATCGGTATTGGCAATATCATTATCTTGGCCTGGTTGTTCGACATCCCTCGCACAGTGGCTGTTATCGTCTCGGCTGCATTTAGCCTGATAGCCCTGCTGTCCTATCGCGTCAAGATTTTGCAAAGCCTCAACGGGGTCGATCGCCAGAGCTACGGTACTTTTTTTTACGCTGCCAGCATTGCCATCCTATTCGCTGTCTTTTGGCATTCCGGCTGGCATGCCTATGCCGCCATCGGCGTGTTGGTGATGACATGGGGAGACGCCCTCGCCGCCCTGATCGGTCGCCATTGGGGCCGCCACCGCTACACTGTTGCAGGCATGACCAAAAGTTGGGAAGGGTCGCTCGCGATGTGGCTGGCGAGTGCCGTGGCAATTGCAGCAGTGGCCGCAGTCCACAGTTACTGGGGCAGCGGGGCCTGGATGCCCGTCTGGGCGATCGCCCTCGGTTCCAGCGCCATTGCGGCGATCGCCACCGCGTTAGAAGTCTTTTCCTGGCGCGGCCTCGATAATATTACAGTGCCCTTAGCCAGTGCCGCCCTCAGCTTCTGGCTGTTTCGAGCCCTCAATTGA
- a CDS encoding MBL fold metallo-hydrolase: MQRRKFLQIAGSILGGLGAGSVVLPRSWAQENASLPPTAGGSLTIEWLYHSCVLFQANNLNILVNPFRPIGCTAGYPTPDRIADLVLLSSRLLDEGAITSVAGNPRVLFEAGDYRVNGLRIQGVRMARKGLSSGRQFPPNIAWRWTMGGIDIVHLGGAADRISREQEILLSKPDLMFVPVGGGPKNYDASEAMAAIDALQPKMVVPTMYRTELSGEECDLEGIETFLQSLNGLNVSALGSNRLTLSASQLPEEGTTVRVFPS; the protein is encoded by the coding sequence ATGCAGCGACGAAAATTTCTTCAAATTGCTGGTTCGATCTTGGGAGGCTTGGGGGCAGGCAGTGTCGTCTTACCTCGCAGTTGGGCTCAAGAGAACGCCAGTCTTCCGCCAACAGCAGGGGGCTCTCTGACAATTGAGTGGCTGTATCACAGTTGTGTCTTATTTCAGGCGAACAATCTCAATATTCTGGTCAACCCCTTCCGGCCAATTGGTTGCACGGCAGGTTATCCTACCCCCGATCGCATCGCCGATCTCGTCCTGTTGAGCAGTCGCCTGTTGGATGAAGGGGCCATCACCTCCGTGGCAGGCAACCCTCGCGTTCTATTCGAAGCGGGAGACTATCGCGTCAACGGGCTGCGCATTCAAGGGGTGCGTATGGCCCGCAAGGGACTGTCCAGCGGCCGTCAATTTCCCCCCAACATCGCTTGGCGCTGGACGATGGGCGGCATCGATATCGTCCACTTGGGCGGCGCCGCAGATAGAATTTCTCGCGAACAGGAGATTTTGCTGAGCAAGCCCGACTTGATGTTTGTGCCCGTCGGTGGCGGCCCGAAGAACTACGATGCCAGCGAAGCGATGGCGGCGATCGATGCCTTGCAGCCCAAAATGGTGGTACCCACGATGTATCGCACGGAATTGTCGGGGGAAGAGTGCGATCTGGAGGGGATCGAGACCTTTTTGCAATCTCTCAATGGTTTGAATGTCTCTGCCCTGGGCAGCAACCGCCTGACTCTATCTGCCAGCCAGTTGCCTGAAGAGGGCACGACGGTTCGGGTGTTTCCCTCTTAG